One stretch of Harmonia axyridis chromosome 1, icHarAxyr1.1, whole genome shotgun sequence DNA includes these proteins:
- the LOC123670725 gene encoding protein FAM200A-like — protein MSSSEEDYQGFSITMDKSQQASTSSHGKNDTDTPTKKRKYRDELSVDEKQKVFKRKFHSDWKNEEEFKGWLCEVPNEQGKFKCQLCNCILSLRAGKQKVVKHANSKKHLAKINARKSTPSVKSMFQESQTATSIKDEIATAEIRISAFFAEHNIAVSVADDLVDLIKVTCNKPDVVKGISLARTKTTKVINNVLCKVETSELISILKVIKFSILVDESTDLSMDKYLCILVRYVCPESGNLMTKLLKMLKLEATDTTAENIYRQFKQFFKACDIPLTNIIGLASDGTNVMLGKHNSFMTRLMADTKVLVVLKCICHSAAIIASTACNVLPAAPEDLLRALSSYVSASGERSAQLAELQEYLNNSKKKILKLSSTRRLCLHQCIERVLEMWSTLQHFFLLASTEDHLKQTKFILDALNCQNSPYPSIRSRKQTYLLQIL, from the exons ATGAGTTCAAGTGAAGAAGATTATCAGGG attttcCATAACAATGGACAAATCGCAGCAGGCCTCTACAAGTTCCCATGGGAAAAACGATACAGATACACccacaaaaaaaagaaaatatcgtGACGAGTTAAGTGTGGacgaaaaacaaaaagttttcaaaaggaAGTTCCATTCAGATTGGAAAAATGAGGAAGAATTTAAAG gGTGGCTCTGTGAAGTGCCAAATGaacaaggaaaattcaaatgtcAATTGTGCAATTGCATTCTTTCACTAAGAGCTGGAAAACAGAAAGTAGTTAAGCATGCTAATTCAAAAAAGCATTTAGCTAAAATCAATGCGAGAAAATCGACACCATCGGTTAAAAGCATGTTTCAAGAATCCCAGACAGCAACTTCAATAAAGGACGAAATTGCGACAGCCGAGATTCGTATTAGTGCTTTTTTCGCAGAACACAATATTGCTGTTTCTGTAGCCGATGATCTCGTAGATTTAATTAAAGTCACCTGCAACAAACCTGATGTTGTTAAAGGAATATCACTTGCAAGAACAAAAACAACGAAAGTGATAAATAATGTATTATGCAAAGTTGAAACAAGTGAACTAATTTCAATCTTGAAGGTAATTAAGTTTAGCATTTTAGTAGATGAAAGCACAGACTTAAGTATGGATAAATACCTATGTATTTTAGTGAGATATGTTTGTCCCGAATCAGGTAATTTAATGACTAAATTACTTAAAATGTTGAAATTAGAAGCAACTGATACCACAGCAGAAAATATTTACAGACAGtttaaacaatttttcaaggcaTGCGATATTCCTTTAACTAACATTATTGGGTTAGCTTCTGACGGAACGAATGTAATGTTGGGTAAGCACAATTCCTTTATGACAAGATTGATGGCTGATACAAAAGTATTAGTTGTTTTGAAATGTATTTGCCATAGTGCAGCTATAATAGCAAGTACTGCATGCAATGTTTTACCTGCAGCTCCTGAGGATTTATTACGGGCCTTAAGCTCATATGTATCCGCTAGTGGTGAACGATCTGCTCAGCTAGCCGAATTACAGGAGTATCTgaataattctaaaaaaaaaattttaaaactgtCTTCAACAAGGCGGCTGTGCCTGCATCAGTGTATTGAAAGGGTTTTAGAAATGTGGTCTACTTTGCAGCACTTTTTTCTACTGGCCTCTACTGAGGACCATCTTAAACAAACGAAATTCATATTAGATGCTTTGAATT GCCAAAACAGTCCTTATCCATCAATTAGGAGCAGAAAGCAGACGTATTTACTTCAAATTTTGTAA